AATGCATGAAAATTCAGTTGTTTTTCTTTCAGGTCCAACATCGGTGAATACACCACTTTCATTACTCAATCAATCGGATGTCATAGCGGTAAATGGCTCTGCTCGTTATCTCATTGAAAATGAAATTAAGCCATTTATCTATGTATTAACCGATGACAGATTTTTATTACAAAGAAACGATGACTTTAAGTTTTTTGTTAAAAATAGTCAGCATACTATAGTTAACTGTGATGTATTTGAGAAGGCGAGTTTAGAGGATAAGCAATTTTTGCAAGAAAATTGTCATATCATGAAAATGCTTTATAAAAGAGAGAAGGGTGGTTTTTTCAAGAAGATAAAATTCAAAATTTTGTCAATGAGAAATAAAAATATTTTAATTGACGTGCCACTGTCAAAAAGAAGAAGATTAGTTGGGTTTAGTTTAGATATCAGTGATGGGTATTGTTCTTGTCATACCGTTGCATATGCTGCAATCCAAATTGCCTATAGTTTACGTTATGCAAAAATCATATGCTCTGGCCTAGATTTAGTTGATTCGTGTTCTCGGTTTTATGATAAAAATGGCGAGTCATCAATGCCTTCTGAACTAAGCCGAGATTTGGGGAAAATTATTCCATTCTTTCACTATATGAAAAATAACGTTAAAGATATCAATATATATAATTTGTCAAATAATACGGCAATTGATTATAAAATCATCCCGTATTTAGATGCGAAAGAATAAGTGGTTTTAGTTATTTTTGTTTTGATTTTATTGGAGTCTCATCAGTGAAATTAGGTTCTTTTCACAGAAGAAAAAAAGTTTTTATTAAAGACTTTAAAATTTTCATGATGATGGTTTTATTTTTCCGTTTTAAAAAAAATGTTTTTGAAACGAAAAAAATAAAAAACATCTTAATCATGAGGGATAATAACAAGCTTGGCGATATGATCATATTTACTCCGCTTTTTCGGGAGTGTCATCGGTTAGGCCTAGACGTGTCTGTCGTTACGGGTGACGTATGTGCTGAGTTGCTAAAAGAAAATAAAAACATTAAAAATATATTCGTATGTAAAGAGAAATTCTTTAATATGTTCTTTCTCGCTCTTAAACTGAGAAAGAAAAAATATGATTTAGTTATTGATCCTCTTAATGAAGTACATAGCTATCGCAGTATTATGATGATGCAGGTAATTAATCCCAAGCACATTCTTGGTTTTAATAAAAAGGGAAAATATAAAACATATGATATTAGTTTACCGGAAGATTTATCATTAAATCGACATACATCAGAAAGAATTAAATCAATTCTACAGAAAATAAAACCTGATATAGATCTTGATAAAGTAGATATGTCATATGACTTACCTGTCCCACAGGATGTCGATGCAACGGTAAAACAATACCTAGAACGTTTTAGCGGAAAAACAACGGTGTTGCTAAATCCATTTGGGGCGCTCAAAACGAGAAAATTCAGCGCTACTAAAATTAGTGCAATTGTAGATATTATTAAGAAAAAAATCGAGAATCCCGTCATAATTATCTCTGGGCTTGATTCCGAGATTAGGCATATAACAATAGATGGTGTAGAAAAAACGCCTTTTACTCGATATATACATGCTACATCTTTGGTAAAACAGGTTGATTACATTGTTTCTGTTGATACATCGATAGTTCATGCAGCCACTGCATTCAATAAACCTATCGTAGCTTTCTATCCGATGTCTAAAGCCCGAGTCAATTCACAGCCCTTAACTTGGGGGCCGAACAGTGAACATGCTATTCAGGTATTATCGGATACGCGTAATGTTGAAGATATTCCTGATGATATAATTAGGTATGCTATTGAAAACATGATTTCGATGAGAAACTAAAAGGGCCCGGAAGGGCCCTTTTAGTTTCAGTTCTCTGAGCGGTATTTTTTTGCGTGTAAAGCGAGAAGAATACCGATGATAACGGCAATATTCTCAATTCTTACCGTTTCAAAAGCGCCTCTAATGATAAAGTCGCCCAATAATATGAGCGTCAATATGAGGAACGCATCTTGCGTTTGGCCCTTATTTTCACGGTATCCTTTTATACTCGAAACTAGTGTTGATGCTAACAAGTAATAAAGTGCAGCGAGTCCGATGACACCGCCTGCGAACCAAATAGAAAGCGTTAAGTTATGCGGTCCGATAGATTTTTTAAAACGCCAGTCAGGGTAGCTTGAAGAACGTTCATTATAAACATGATGATAAAGATCGTTGCCAAAGCCATAGCCTTTGATTGGGTTTTCAAGGATAAGATCGAGTGCTGCTCCCTGCGTGCCATTTTCATAACGGCCACTGCTGTCAGTTTGTTGTAGTTTGTGGAATAGTGTTTTGACCTGCTGTGGATCTTTTTGATGAACTGCAAATAGGCCGACGCCGATCACCAGTAGTGCTATCAAAGGTAGCTTCCACTCACGTTTAATAAGCGCCCAAATTAATGCGGGAACTGCTAATGATAGCCAAGTCCCTCGCTGCAGTGTGCCAAGCATGAGAATAGCAAAAATTGCTGCAAGTACGAAGAATAGTATTTTGTACTTCTTATCAGGAATAACCCATAGAGTGAGTATTGCAGGGAAGATAAAAATTAGAGTGTCTGAAATCCTGCGGTGTTCGAAGCTGGTAAATGGAATAATGCCGACTTTATATTCTTCGACATATTGATGAATTTCTGTGCCGGTTAGAATAACTAATGTTGTGATTAGAGCTGCTGTTAGCATAGTTGCTATTTTGCTGTTGTCTTCTTTGTGAAGAACGGCTGCAATCATCACTGATACTAGGAGCATTTTTTCAAAAACTGTATTCAGAGCGCGCTTTAGGCTCAGTGATGGTTCTACGGAAATGGCTATTGCATATATTATTGCTATGCAAAAGATAGTTAAAGATAAAAATAGATTATTTCTGAATATGCGGAATATATTTTTTCTTTGCTTAACAATATAAACTAATCCAGTTATGTATATAGCATAGCTAATTGCATGTTTGTATCGACTTACCCCATCAAAAAAATAGGTCACTATAAATAAAAATATAATAGATCTATTCCATATAGACTGCCAATCGAGATTCCTTCTCTGATTTGGTAGTTCTGAAATCATATATACTCCGAAGATAAAACAGTTCTTATTAAATCTTAACCAAAGCGCTAAATACGGTATTAGCTGACAAATTAGTTAATGATTTATCCTGAGAACAACACGCCACCTGATTTTCTCCATATCCTCCAATCAGCCCCGGATCGGTTGGGCCATAGAGCGTAATATTTGGTCGATCGAGTGCGGCGGCTAGATGACTTAGCCCTGTATCAACAGATACGACAGCTTTCGCCCCCGCGAGGACTTCTGCCACCTGTTCTAACGGTAAGCGTGGCAACACTTCTACATGACTAAAACCTTCAGCTAAGCGCTGTGCGCGTTGGTGCTCATGTTCCGCTCCCCAAGGTAATTTAATCTTCATACCTGTCGGCTCAACCAGAGTGATAAGCTCACGCCAATTTTCTTCTGGCCAGTGCTTATCGTCGCGTGTTGTTGCATGTAAGAACACGAAATACTGTCCATGATCCGCTGGAAGATGATTAAGAAAACGCTGAGAGATAGCGTAGTCACCTCTGCTTTCCGGTTTTGTGTAGCCTAAGCTCAGTGCGAATAACTCACGCGTTCTCTCGACCGCATGCATTTTTTTATTAATGCTGTAGCGGTGGTTGAAGAACCAACTGGCGAAGGGCTCACGGGCGCTTTGACAATCTTGTCCGTGGCGTGGGCCTTTTGCGATGCGGGTGATTAGCGCTGCACTTTTTATCAGCCCTTGGGCATCAATGACAGCATCATAGGTGCGGCGCTGTACTTCTCGTTTAAAATCACAGCGTTCTTGACGTGTATTCGCGCCAAACCAGTTCTTTCTCCAGCGGCGGATAGCCACTGGGATCACGCGATCGACCGCAGGATGCCAGCTTGGTATCTGCGCGAACCCTTCTTCTACCACCCAATCAAATTTAATATCTGGAATGGCATGCATAGCATCTGTCAGTGCTGGTAACGTATGCAGCACATCGCCCATCGATGAGGTTTTGACAATCAAGACATGCATTACTGCTGGGTATCCTTTGGTAGTAACTCGTTCAATGCTTGCATAACAACATCAGGCTGAATATCGATTAGGCTCTGGTGATAGCCTTGATTTGCATCACCTTTACGTATTTTCAAATAACCCGTGATCAAGCGGATAACTTTGGCTCTGTTTGACAGCGGTGGTGTGAAATCTGGGCTGCTAGGGCCATAAAGCGCCACTAATGGCTTATCAAGCGCAGCTGCTACATGCATTAAGCCAGAGTCATTGGTCACAATCGCCTGACATGCCGCAATTAATATCACTGCCTGATCTAAATTTGTTTGCCCTGCGACATTTAAACAATATTCGCGGGCGTCTTCAGTTAGCGCTTGGCAAATCTCTTCACCGGCTTCGTGGTCTTTGGCAGAGCCAAAAAGAGCCACCTGATAGCCTTGCTCAATCAGCTTCTGTGCTAGCGCAGCATAGTGATAGTGCGGCCATCTCTTGGCTGGGCCAAATTCGGCACCAGGGCAGAAACCAATGATTGGGCGGTGGTCTGTCAGATTAAACGCTGCCGCTGTTTCGGCAATTTCTTCATCTGAAACGCTGAGCGCTGGCCAAAGCAGTGGCTGAGGTAAATCTTGCGCGGATTTTATCTGCTGTGCCGGGTAAGCCAATGCGACATATCGTTCAACCATTAGCGGGAATGCGGCTTTGTCGAGCTGGCGAACATCCGTCAGCAAGCCATAGCGCATTTCACCTTTCCAGCCAGTTCTAGCAGGAATGCGGGCAAAGAATGGGATTAATGCAGATTTGAACGAATTTGGCAGCACGTAGGCGCGATCATAGCCCTTATCACGCAGGCTTTTGCCTAAATGGTAGCGTTCGCCCAGCGCAAAAGAGCCATGCCCTAAGGGCATGGCAATCGCTTCGTTAACTTCTGGCATTCGCGCTAACAAAGGACGGCACCAGTTAGGTGCCATCACGTCAATTTTAGCGTCAGGATGTTCGGCCTTCAGGGTTCGATACAAGCTCTGCGACATCATCATGTCGCCTACCCATGAAGGGCCGATAACCAGTATTTTCATACCGTGTTTCATTCCTTACGGTTGTGGAGCCGTGTTTAGGCTTTGTTATTCAGCCACGCAAGATATTCGCTCACGCCTTCAGCAACGGTTTTAAACGGCTTGTCGTAACCAGCCGCACGCAATTTGGTGGTATCGGCTTTGGTGAAGCCCTGATAGCGACCTTTCAGTTTTTCTGGGAAAGGAATATAGCTGATGCTGCCTTTCTGATGATAGGCAACAACCGCGTCAGCGACGGCTTGGAATGATTCAGCACGGCCAGTACCACAGTTAAAGATGCCAGAGATACCTTTCTGCCAGAACCACAGGTTTACGTCAGCAACGTCACCCACATAGATGAAGTCACGTTTGAAATCATCGCTGCCTTCAAACAGTTTCGGATCTTCACCGTTGTTGATTTGGTTATTTAGATGGAAAGCAACGCTTGCCATGCTGCCTTTATGGCCTTCACGTGGGCCATAGACGTTGAAGTAGCGGAAGCCACAAATCTGAGATTCTGCCTCTGGCAGGATCTGGCGAACATACTGATCGAACAGGAATTTTGAGTAGCCATAAACGTTTAATGGGCCTTCGAATTCGCGTTCTTCGGTAAATTGCTCAGTTAAGCCATAAGTGGCGGCGGAAGATGCATACAAGAATGGGATCTGGCGTTCTAAACAGAAATGCAGAAGCTCTTTGGAGTACTGATAGTTGTTATCCATCATATACTTGCCATCCCACTCGGTTGTGGATGAGCATGCACCTTCATGGAAAACGGCTTCGATATCGCCGAAATCATCCCCAGCAACAACGCTGGCAATGAAGTCTTCTTTATCCATGTAGTCGGTAATTTCTAAATCGACTAAATTAACAAATTTAGTGCCATCTTTAAGGTTATCGACCACGAGAATGTCGCTATAGCCTTTATTATTCAGTGCCTTAACGATGTTGCTGCCGATCATGCCAGCGCCGCCGGTTACAATAATCATGAGATTTACCTTTAAATAAACGAAACAGTGGCGCACAACGCCCCACGTTATATGACCTCATAATAGCATTTCATGCTTAAGCATTCAGCGTATAGGGCATGAATCTGAATCAAAAGCGTCTGAATTAGACCTCATACTGTCATGAGTAGTGCATGGCGGCTCATTCATAACTGAAAGTAATTATTTCTCTTATCCACGCCACAGCGTGATATATGCTGCATTTTTCACATTCTGTGAGTTACAAACTCGTTTCAATTGCAACAAGACAGTAATATGTTTCACAAACTTGCCCATCCAGGAGATAACACCATGTCTGCGGATTTTTACCAGCAGCTAACTCAGCAATTAGAAACGACCCGTTCCGAAGGTCTGTATAAAAATGAACGTATTATTACTTCTGCGCAGCAGGCTGATATTGCAGTTGCCGATGGTCGCCGTGTCATTAATTTCTGTGCAAACAACTATTTAGGTTTGGCTAACCACCCTGCGCTGATTAAAGCAGCGAAAGAAGGCATGGATTCTCATGGCTTTGGCATGGCATCGGTGCGTTTTATTTGTGGTACTCAAGATAGCCATAAGCAGCTAGAACAGCGATTGGCTGAGTTTTTAGGTATGGAAGACTCCATTTTATATTCTTCCTGTTTTGATGCTAATGGTGGACTATTCGAAACGCTGTTAGGTCCTGAAGACGCCATTATTTCTGATGCGTTGAACCATGCTTCTATTATTGATGGCGTGCGCCTGTGTAAGGCCAAGCGCTATCGCTATGCCAATAACGATATGGCTGAACTGCGTGCTCAGTTAGAAATGGCGAAAGCCGATGGCGCTCGCCATATCATGATTGCGACAGACGGCGTGTTCTCAATGGATGGCGTTATTGCCGATCTGAAATCGGTGTGTGATTTAGCCGATGAATATGGCGCGTTGGTGATGGTTGATGATTCCCATGCGGTTGGCTTCGTTGGTGAAAATGGCCGCGGCACCCATGAATACTGTGAAGTTATGGGGCGTGTAGACATTATCACCGGTACTTTGGGCAAAGCATTAGGCGGTGCATCCGGCGGCTACACGGCTGGGCGCAAAGAAGTGATCGAATGGCTGCGCCAGCGTTCGCGTCCATACCTTTTCTCCAACTCTTTAGCGCCTGCCATCGTTGCAGCATCAATCAAAGTCCTTGAGCTATTGGCTGATGGCGATGAGCTGCGTAACCGTCTGTGGAGCAATGCCCGTTTATTCCGTGAAAAAATGAGTGCGGCGGGTTTCACTTTAGCAGGTGCCGATCACGCCATCATCCCTGTGATGTTGGGTGATGCCAAACTGGCGCAAGAATTTGCCAATGAATTGCTGAAAGAAGGTATCTATGTGACAGGATTCTTCTTCCCTGTTGTTCCTAAAGGTCAGGCGCGTATCCGTACTCAAATGTCTGCTGACCATACCCCAGAACAAATTGAACGCGCAGTCGCGGCCTTTATTCGTATCGGCAAGCAGCTGGGTGTGATTGCGTAAGGAACTCATCGTTATGAAAGCATTGTCAAAACTGAAGGCGGAAGAAGGGATTTGGATGACCGATGTGCCTAAGCCAGAGCTTGGGCATAACGACATCATGATTAAAATCCGTAAAACGGCGATTTGTGGCACTGACGTCCATATTTACAACTGGGATGAATGGTCGCAAAAAACCATTCCGGTTCCGATGGTCGTTGGCCATGAATATGTGGGCGAGATTGTTGCGATCGGGCAAGAAGTCACCGGCTATAAAATTGGCGAACGTGTTTCTGGTGAGGGGCATATTACCTGCGGTCATTGTCGTAACTGTCGCGGTGGCCGCACGCATCTATGTCGAAACACCACCGGCGTGGGTGTTAACCGCACTGGCGCATTTGCTGAGTATTTAGTTATTCCGGCATTTAACGCGTTCAAAATCCCAGACAATATTCCCGATGAGTTAGCGGCTATTTTTGACCCGTTTGGCAATGCTGTTCATACCGCGCTTTCATTCGATTTAGTGGGTGAAGACGTCTTAGTTTCCGGCGCAGGGCCGATTGGCATTATGGCGGCGGCGGTGTGTAAACACGTTGGCGCGCGTAATGTCGTGATTACCGACGTTAATGAATATCGTCTGGATCTGGCTCGTAAAATGGGCGTGACCCGCGCAGTGAATGTGAGTAAAGAAAATCTCACTGATGTGATGAATGAGCTTGGAATGACCGAAGGTTTTGACGTCGGCTTGGAGATGTCTGGAGCACCGCCAGCGTTCCGTGCGATGCTGAGCACCATGAATCACGGTGGCAAAATTGCGATGCTGGGGATCCCGCCATCAGATATGGCCATTGATTGGAATCAGGTGATTTTTAAAGGGCTGTTCATCAAGGGCATTTATGGCCGCGAGATGTTTGAAACATGGTACAAGATGGCAGCGTTACTGCAGTCAGGGTTGGATCTGAGTCCAATCATCACTCACCAGTTTGGTATTGATGATTTCCAAAAAGGCTTTGATGCTATGCGTTCAGGCCAATCAGGCAAGGTCGTTCTGAGCTGGGATTAAGATCTTTATATGAGTAAAAGCCCCAAATAGGGCAATGCCGTTCGTTTAAGAGCTCGAGATACAGGGGGCTAGCACACCGCGGGGCGCTCCGGCAGCTAAAGCTGCTACGACCCCATCGGTGTACTTCCCCTAAAATCACGCTTGAGTGAACTGTATTACCCAAACAGGGGCTTTTTTTATTAGTTAGATAGCGGCTCTTCAGCGGTTTTTCTCAGTTGGTGGTAGTCCAATTTCTGGTAGCGATTGTCGAGAACGGTAGAGTCGCCAGCGAACTTCTCAATGACGGCGTTAATATTGGTGAATGCTCCTCGCTGCGCATCGGTAATCCCTAGCCATGTTGCAACGAGAATATCGTTGTAGCTGGTTGAGAAAACTGCGTTTACTTGCCCTGTTTCATCTTTATCGCGTGGTGTTAATGCTGGGCTATACCATATAAACATCGGCACATGATAAGCCTCCTGACTAGGTGTTATGCCGCCATGGAAATAAGGCGCACTTTGTCTTGGATCTCGTTCTAATGCATGGTCAGAGAAATAAAGCACCGAGGCCTTATTTTGTTTTAACAAGCTAAATATTTCGCCCAAGAGGCTATCTGTGTATCGAACAGAATTATCGTAGCAAGCATCTATATCATTAGATTTATCAAATACGGTTTCGTTTGCGGGATACCTTTTACATGCTGGTTCATGACTACCATATAAGTGTAGAACAATGAGTTTTTTATCGTGCGCTGGTTTTTGTAATGCCGTTTTTAGGTGAGGCAGCAACTCTTTGTCATAGCCTTTAATATACAGTTTATCTTCCGCATTCATGGCAATGCCTGCAACAGAAGAGCCATAGTTGCCAAAGGCAGTTTGTGCGCTTAGCCATGTAGTATGGAAGCCCGCTTGGTTAGCTAAACTAATAATATTATCTGAATAATTTTTAAGATCATGATTATTAATATTGTCTGCGCTCAGCGCCATAGGAACGGCAACAGATGTAAATGGCACGCCGCTGATAGCGTGATTAAACAGTTTTAAGTACGACTTTTGCGCTTCTAGCTGTGGCGTAGTTGGCTTTTGGTAGCCGTAAATACTCATATTTTTAGCGCGCTCTGATTCACCAATAATCAATACATAGGTATCAATACCGGTATCTTTAACGCTAAGACTATAGTGTGGTGCCGCGCCGCTGATATTTTTCAAGATTTGGCTTTCCTGCATAGCCGTCAGGAAATAACTCAGGTTAAAGAAAGGCATGTAGGTTGTGAATCGGGCGGCAACTTTAAGTTCTGCGCTAGCACCTTCATTAACAGGGCGCTTTTTAACGAACTTCATCGAAGAGACGAGTGCAATAGCGCATATCACTATCAGTAGAATTCCCGTTATTTTTTTGGAGATCATTTTTCCTTTAGCAGGACGGATCGCCAAAATAAACAAGATAAGTAATGCTAGGCAGATAATCACAAAGCGAATATAGACACCAAGCATAGCCAGCATCTCAACTGGGTTGCTTTCAAGCGTGCTAACAGCAAAGCCATCGTTAAACGGCGTTTTGAAAGTAAACCAAGAGTAGAGGCTAAGGCTGATATCTGATGAGCAGAGAAACAGAAACGGTAAGGCCAATATGATCCGCAGAGTCGTTGACCGAATCGCTTTAAGGAATAATAGCGACAACGTGAACGTCACAATGCGATAAGACATGTGAATGTTGGGGGCCATCAGTATATTGATAATACTGAAAATAATTACGCTAATAATTAGCAGTAGATACTCTTTCCCAAAGAGTAAATAAGGTGTCTTTTTATACATTTTAGTTTGGTAATTAATTCATAATCCGCAATGCAACATTATGCCGGATTATGAATTAATTTAATACTGACGCAATTACAGCCAGTAATTCCAGCGTGACTGTATAAATTTTATCGGAGCTGAGTTTACTATGCTGGTGCTAATGGCATCAAACATGGCGGTGGCATACACCTTCTCTGGCGATTTTTTGCCGATGCATTGTTTAACACCACGGAATGGGTTGTGTGGTTTTTGCTGTGTCGGCAGCGGATTTTTATCTGGTACGGAAGCGCCATTAAGCAGTGAGCTAGGACGAACCAATACAATATCTGCCGGTAATGACGGCAGCATTTGTTGTAATACGCGTACAGTTGACGGATGCGGATGGCCGATGGCTATTGCAGACCCACTTTTCCGCGCGATTTGGATGGCGCGATTAAACTGTTGGCGGATAGCGGCTTCGTTTTGAGAATCATCAAGAAAGACTCTACGCTTAATGACCTTAATCCCGGTACCAGCAGAGGCGTTTGTCACTTGGCTATTGCCAATCGTCATGCTGTCGAGAAAATAAAGAAAATGATACTGCTCCAGCGTGCGCATGACTTTCTGCATCCCCTGCAGATTTGACGTCATCAGGCTGCCCATATGGTTGTTCATCCCAACGGCATAGGGCACGGCGTTTACGGATTGGCGGATGATGCGCTGGATTTCTGCTTCGCTCATTGAGGGCTGCAATGTATCTTTTTCTAATGGCTGTTTGCTAATCGGCGCCATTGGTAGGTGAATCAAAATCTCACGACCTTGAGCATGAGCCTTGTTTGCCATTTCACGTGCATGAGGTGCGGTGGGCAAAACGGCAACCGAGATAGCCAAAGGCATTTGCAGAATTTTATTTTCTTCTTGTGGGCGATAGCCAAAATCGTCGATGACGATGGCTAATTTTCCAGCATAGGCAGATACCGTGCTACAGGTGAAAATAAGCAGTGCGGAGGTGACAGCATTGAAAAATCGCAATGTGTTTTCCCTTGTTGTTGCAGGAGCGGTAACTGCGGGTGAATGAGGGCTCTTGGGGCTAACGTCCAAGCCACGGTAGTGGGTTGACGGCTTGGCCTTGACGGCGGATTTCAAAGTAAAGAGCTGGCTGACCTTGGCCACCGCTATTACCGACCAGCGCGATAGGTTGTCCTGCACGAACCTGTGCGCCGACGTTAACCAAAGCGCTTTGGTTATAGCCGTACAGGCTCATATCGCCTTTGCCGTGTTCAACCACGACGACTAGACCATAACCTTGTAGCCAATCGGCAAGCAGGACACGACCATCCGCAATGGCTTTAACTTCACTGCCTTCGGATGCGGCAATAACCATTCCTTTCCAGCGGAGTTCGCCCTGTAGCGTTTCGCCGAAACTGTGGATGGTTCGGCCACGAACGGGCCACATAGCCTGGCCATTACCGCGGCCTAAACCACCGGTACGCGCTATCAGTGAACGCTCGCTTTCCGTTGGCTTATATTTATACGTCGTGCCTTTTTTCTTCGCCTGCTCTTCTTTAGCCTTCATTTGAGCTTGGAGCTTGGCGGCTTCGCGCGCCTCACGTTCGGCGCGGGCTTTAGCTTCACGCTCGGCTTTGGCGATCTGATCGCGCAAGCGTGATTCGTTCGCTTTCATTTCGGAGAGCTGTTGTTGATCTTTCGCCAGCGAGCTTTCCAATGATGACAGGGTTTTTTGGCGCTGAATTCGGGCAGATTCTAGCTGTTGCTGCGCTTGCTGCTGGGTAACCAGAATCGCTTTCTGCTGATTTTGTGCGGCTTCCAGCTCTTTCTTTTCGCTGGCTAAGTCGGTACGAGTCTGGTTTAGCTTATCGATATTTTTTTGGCGTGCTTCATTGAGATAACCAAAGTAAGCCAAAATACGTTCGCCGCGCTGGCTTTCTTCACCACTCAGCAAAACCTGAATACCGGTATGTTTGCCTAAACGGAAAGCCATGTCGAGCTGATGCTCGAGCAGCTTTAGGTGTTTGTTTTCTTGTGACTGAAGCTTTTTAATCGAGGCGGTCA
This is a stretch of genomic DNA from Hafnia alvei. It encodes these proteins:
- the envC gene encoding murein hydrolase activator EnvC, which encodes MRGKDQFHESKVALTLKAGKNIGDKPTCLSPTPSAFRMLPILCASVIYAGAWFSSFPALAADDNKQQLKSIQQDIAEKEKAVKQQQQQRSSLQDQLKAQEKIIAQASRSLRETQSELATLNANVTKLTASIKKLQSQENKHLKLLEHQLDMAFRLGKHTGIQVLLSGEESQRGERILAYFGYLNEARQKNIDKLNQTRTDLASEKKELEAAQNQQKAILVTQQQAQQQLESARIQRQKTLSSLESSLAKDQQQLSEMKANESRLRDQIAKAEREAKARAEREAREAAKLQAQMKAKEEQAKKKGTTYKYKPTESERSLIARTGGLGRGNGQAMWPVRGRTIHSFGETLQGELRWKGMVIAASEGSEVKAIADGRVLLADWLQGYGLVVVVEHGKGDMSLYGYNQSALVNVGAQVRAGQPIALVGNSGGQGQPALYFEIRRQGQAVNPLPWLGR
- a CDS encoding phosphoethanolamine transferase; the encoded protein is MSYRIVTFTLSLLFLKAIRSTTLRIILALPFLFLCSSDISLSLYSWFTFKTPFNDGFAVSTLESNPVEMLAMLGVYIRFVIICLALLILFILAIRPAKGKMISKKITGILLIVICAIALVSSMKFVKKRPVNEGASAELKVAARFTTYMPFFNLSYFLTAMQESQILKNISGAAPHYSLSVKDTGIDTYVLIIGESERAKNMSIYGYQKPTTPQLEAQKSYLKLFNHAISGVPFTSVAVPMALSADNINNHDLKNYSDNIISLANQAGFHTTWLSAQTAFGNYGSSVAGIAMNAEDKLYIKGYDKELLPHLKTALQKPAHDKKLIVLHLYGSHEPACKRYPANETVFDKSNDIDACYDNSVRYTDSLLGEIFSLLKQNKASVLYFSDHALERDPRQSAPYFHGGITPSQEAYHVPMFIWYSPALTPRDKDETGQVNAVFSTSYNDILVATWLGITDAQRGAFTNINAVIEKFAGDSTVLDNRYQKLDYHQLRKTAEEPLSN
- a CDS encoding divergent polysaccharide deacetylase family protein, with protein sequence MLIFTCSTVSAYAGKLAIVIDDFGYRPQEENKILQMPLAISVAVLPTAPHAREMANKAHAQGREILIHLPMAPISKQPLEKDTLQPSMSEAEIQRIIRQSVNAVPYAVGMNNHMGSLMTSNLQGMQKVMRTLEQYHFLYFLDSMTIGNSQVTNASAGTGIKVIKRRVFLDDSQNEAAIRQQFNRAIQIARKSGSAIAIGHPHPSTVRVLQQMLPSLPADIVLVRPSSLLNGASVPDKNPLPTQQKPHNPFRGVKQCIGKKSPEKVYATAMFDAISTSIVNSAPIKFIQSRWNYWL